Proteins encoded by one window of Pseudorca crassidens isolate mPseCra1 chromosome 3, mPseCra1.hap1, whole genome shotgun sequence:
- the LOC137222027 gene encoding transmembrane emp24 domain-containing protein 9-like: MEKYQPSPQWINLFVFVKDPENKNLLARQYGPRGSFTFTSQSPGEHQICLHLESIRFALFYDGKLAIHLDMQLGEHTNDYTELAANDKLTVLHLRIQQLVEQVEKIQKEQEYQRWREERFRQTSESTNQRVLWWFILQTFILVATGIWQMQHLKSFFKAKKLV; the protein is encoded by the exons ATGGAAAAGTACCAGCCCTCCCCGCAGTGGATCAATTTGTTCGTGTTTGTGAAGGACCCCGAGAACAAG AATCTGCTGGCTCGTCAGTATGGCCCTCGGGGCAGCTTTACCTTCACTTCTCAGTCTCCCGGAGAGCACCAGATATGCCTTCACCTCGAGTCCATCCGGTTCGCCCTCTTCTATGATGGCAAGCTG GCCATTCACTTGGACATGCAGTTGGGTGAACACACCAATGATTATACGGAACTTGCAGCCAATGACAAGCTGACCGTGCTGCATCTGCGCATACAGCAGCTGGTGGAGCAAGTGGAGAAGATCCAGAAGGAGCAGGAGTACCAGAGg TGGCGAGAGGAGCGCTTCCGGCAGACCAGCGAGAGCACCAACCAACGGGTGCTGTGGTGGTTCATTCTGCAGACCTTCATCCTTGTGGCCACTGGCATCTGGCAGATGCAGCACCTCAAGAGCTTCTTTAAAGCCAAGAAGTTGGTGTAG